The following are encoded in a window of Dictyostelium discoideum AX4 chromosome 6 chromosome, whole genome shotgun sequence genomic DNA:
- the lig4 gene encoding BRCT domain-containing protein gives MALSLYYDEDDDENENENKDKPNNDFKNQQQINTSKTTNNNNNINNKNNYNNKFNDDDIFNNDKIITKPRVTTTTTTTKNTSTNSNINKTKFNDDDIFDDEDEDSNSNKTTTTTTTTTTTTDTIITNDYRYQKTVPFSSFCDLMNRIINDTKISNKKNYLEKFMNHYKDEPNNFYQLLRLILPQLDKDRNSYGLKEKTLARLYVELLNISPESVDAMRLLNWKKSTNDEIGGDFGTAVYLSLKNRCNNDNGRIKVSMGDINESLDQLSQPLTDKKTKVSILKKVLRSTTAQEQKWFVRIILKEMKNGLSDNITLKFFHPDAIDHFNITSNLRLVCTNLFYMTQSKQKELKDKQKLEEKENLLKQQQQQQNDLDIYKLEIKLFNPIKPMLANRQSIDNLSMILNSAISATQFVVEKKFDGERIQIHKDGEQVKYFSRNSNDSTGIYGSMFTPIVKECVLAERCILDGELIVWDSISQRFEDFGNLKTLALNKDGISGSGDPLGINYGKQLCFIAFDILFVKDQSVMNLPLMQRLMLLKRCVTIKSKQFEISEQTTVNSISQIISLLESAIINREEGLMLKNLHSLYVPAERKDKWVKIKPEYIDGMGNGADDLDLVIIGGYYGSGLNRRGGTISHFMLGVPFIADSTDTDIDDESTFDKNVIFYSFCKVGSGYTDIQLKSLQKDLDPHWNNFSTSKPPSIIQLAEPFKEKPDVWIDPRVYSKVLQIKASQIVVTDKYKCGYTLRFPRVLKIRDDKGWKDCCSHEEIIDLFTNYSTNLNFKRDHEYGDGSGGKNKKLKKSKKTTNQLLADSGLKVLSIFQDTDTSGIIPTQNIFQGIEICVIKGSSGEYTKSKLEIMIVEMGGSKVQYPSRNTNYVISSKEVVKIQNLIQSGFIDIVSFNWIVDCYNEKRLVPLGPKYMIFSTESTKKRFLLDSDQFGDSYINETTEQSLKDSFNQIDKLKLKKQLSINSTTTTTTTSISKYFSNCWWSLFKEFTFYLDLYQVVGEKSTLIENNNLELSNLNIQFYGGKISIEFNNKITHVVLDSLDLSRITFIKNKINSLSLPIQIVTTNWIQLSINNYSIQPILEILD, from the coding sequence ATGGCTTTATCTCTTTattatgatgaagatgatgacgaaaatgaaaatgaaaacaaagataaaccaaataatgattttaaaaatcaacaacaaataaatacaTCAAAAaccactaataataataataatattaataataaaaataattataataataaattcaatgatgatgatatatttaataatgataaaattataacCAAACCAAgagtaacaacaacaacaacaactaccaaAAATACATCAACcaattcaaatataaataaaaccaaatttaatgatgatgatatatttgatgatgaagatgaagatagtaatagtaataaaacaacaacaacaacaacaacaacaacaacaacaacagatacaataataacaaatgaTTATAGATATCAAAAAACAgtaccattttcatcattttgtGATTTAATGAAtagaattattaatgatacaaagattagtaataaaaagaattatttagaGAAATTTATGAATCATTATAAAGATgaaccaaataatttttatcaattactTAGATTAATATTACCACAATTGGATAAAGATAGAAATAGTTATGGATTAAAAGAGAAAACATTGGCAAGATTATATGTTGAACTATTGAATATATCACCGGAAAGTGTTGACGCAATGAGGTTATTAAATTGGAAGAAATCAACCaatgatgaaattggtgGTGATTTCGGTACTGCTGTTTATTTATCGTTAAAGAATAGatgtaataatgataatggtagAATTAAAGTCTCAATGGGTGATATCAATGAATCGCTAGATCAACTAAGTCAACCATTAACAGATAAGAAAACAAAAGTTTCaatcttaaaaaaagtattacgATCAACCACAGCACAAGAACAAAAGTGGTTTGTACGTATCATTCTAAAAGAGATGAAAAATGGACTCTCTGATAACATCACTTTAAAATTCTTTCATCCTGATGCAATCGACCATTTTAATATAACTTCAAATTTAAGATTAGTAtgtacaaatttattttatatgacacaatcaaaacaaaaagaattaaaagataaacaaaaacttgaagaaaaagaaaaccttttaaaacaacaacaacaacaacaaaatgatttagatatttataaattagaaattaaattatttaatccaATAAAGCCAATGTTGGCAAATAGACAAagtattgataatttatcaatgatATTGAATAGTGCAATTTCGGCAACACAATTTGTGGTTGAAAAGAAATTTGATGGTGAAAGAATTCAAATTCATAAAGATGGTGAACAGGTTAAATACTTTTCAAGGAATAGTAATGATTCAACCGGTATATATGGCTCAATGTTTACACCAATTGTTAAGGAGTGTGTTTTGGCCGAGAGATGTATATTGGATGGTGAGTTGATTGTATGGGATTCCATATCACAACGATTTGAagattttggtaatttaaaaacattggCATTGAATAAGGATGGTATTTCAGGTAGTGGTGATCCGTTGGGTATAAATTATGGCAAACAACTTTGTTTCATTGCATTTGATATTCTATTTGTAAAAGATCAAAGTGTGATGAACTTACCATTAATGCAAAGATTAATGCTATTAAAACGTTGTGTaacaataaaatcaaaacaatttgAAATCTCTGAACAGACAACTGTGAATTCAATTTCCCAAATCATTAGTTTACTAGAGAGTGCGATCATCAATCGTGAAGAAGGTTTAATGTTAAAGAATTTACATTCCCTCTATGTACCTGCTGAAAGAAAAGATAAATGGGTGAAAATTAAACCAGAGTATATAGATGGCATGGGTAATGGTGCCGATGATTTGGATTTGGTTATTATTGGTGGCTACTATGGCAGTGGTTTGAATAGAAGGGGTGGCACAATCTCCCATTTCATGTTGGGTGTACCTTTTATAGCAGATTCCACCGACACTGACattgatgatgaatcaaCATTTGATAAGAATGTTATATTCTATTCATTTTGTAAAGTTGGTTCAGGCTATACCGATATACAATTGAAATCCCTACAAAAGGATTTAGACCCACATTGGAATAACTTCAGTACAAGTAAACCACCAtcaataattcaattggCTGAACCATTCAAAGAGAAACCTGACGTTTGGATTGATCCAAGAGTTTATTCAAAAGTACTTCAAATTAAGGCATCCCAAATCGTTGTAACTGATAAATACAAATGTGGCTACACTCTTAGATTCCCAAGAGTATTAAAAATTAGAGATGATAAAGGTTGGAAAGATTGTTGTAGTCATGAAGAAATCATTGACCTCTTTACAAACtattcaacaaatttaaattttaaaagagatCATGAATATGGTGATGGCAGTGGtgggaaaaataaaaaattaaagaaatcaaagaaaacTACAAACCAACTATTAGCCGATAGTGGGTTAAAagtattatcaatatttcaAGATACTGACACAAGTGGTATTATACCAACTCAAAATATATTTCAAGGTATTGAAATTTGTGTTATTAAAGGTAGTAGTGGGGAATacacaaaatcaaaattagaaattatGATTGTTGAAATGGGTGGTTCAAAAGTTCAATATCCATCAAGAAACACAAATTATGTAATCTCTTCAAAAGAGGttgtaaaaattcaaaatttaattcaatctGGTTTCATTGATATCGTATCTTTTAATTGGATTGTAGATTGttataatgaaaaaaggTTAGTCCCATTAGGTCCTAAATATATGATTTTCTCAACTGAATCAACAAAGAAAAGATTTCTTTTAGATTCTGACCAATTTGGTGATTCCTATATAAACGAAACTACTGAACAATCTTTAAAAGATTCTTTTAatcaaattgataaattaaaattaaaaaaacaattatcaatcaattctactactactactaccactacttctatttcaaaatatttttcaaattgttgGTGgtcattatttaaagaatttacattttatttagatttataTCAAGTTGTTGGTGAGAAGTCaacattaattgaaaataataatttagaattatcaaatttaaatattcaattttatggtggtaaaatttcaatagaatttaataataaaatcactCATGTTGTTTTAGATTCTTTAGATTTATCAAgaattacttttattaaaaataaaatcaattcattatcattaccaattCAAATTGTTACTACAAATTGGATTCaactttcaattaataattattcaattcaaccaattttagaaattttagattaa
- the mobB gene encoding Mps1 binder-like protein — MFKIFNSDKNKTFKPKKGFSKGTKRHDLHKHAKATLGSGNLRLAVSLPEREDLNEWLAVNTVDFFNQINLLYGSITEFCTPKTCEVMSAGPKYEYLWADGESVKKPIKVSAPEYVEFLMTWVQGILDDENIFPSRVDVQFPKNFQSIVKNIFKRLFRVYGHIYYSHFTKIVSLGEEAHLNTCFKHFYFFIVEFNLVDKKEMLPLQDLIDNLTKSST, encoded by the exons atgttcaaaatatt taatagcgataaaaataaaacatttaaaccaaaaaaaggTTTCAGTAAAGGAACTAAAAGACACGATTTACATAAACACGCAAAAGCTACATTAGGTAGTGGTAATTTAAGATTAGCAGTCTCACTTCCAGAAAGAgaagatttaaatgaatGGTTAGCAGTTAATA ctgttgatttttttaatcaaattaatttacttTATGGATCAATTACTGAATTTTGTACTCCAAAAACATGTGAAGTTATGTCAGCAGGACCAAAATATGAATATTTATGGGCTGATGGTGAATCAGTAAAGAAACCAATTAAAGTATCAGCTCCAGAGTATGTAGAATTTTTAATGACATGGGTTCAAGGTATTTTAGATGATGAAAACATATTCCCATCACGTGTTGACGTTCAATTCCCTAAAAACTTCCAATCCATcgttaaaaatatctttaagaGATTGTTTAGAGTATACGGTCATATCTATTACTCTCACTTTACAAAGATCGTTTCATTAGGTGAAGAAGCTCACTTAAATACTTGTTTCAAacatttttactttttcatTGTCGAATTTAATTTAgttgataaaaaagaaatgctTCCATTAcaagatttaattgataactTAACAAAAAGTAGtacataa
- the plc gene encoding phosphoinositide-specific phospholipase C produces MDTLTNSQDYSNVDLSLESLAEELYNIQSFNKDVILDSFDIDDYDHTQLDTTIDFNKFKIGLTILKISSKGKPQKKKLIFDLARNQIVCGKKKKVNFSEIDEIRVGHKTNIFNQFKSSKNLKEDIESIQQSFSILFSGNLRKTMDFVCSDIPERRQIVSALYHVVQESKSVNNEYNFVKREWDRVGKDSIDFSTLKKILARLNFTTSDAVLHNLMKFSDSNSDYHLDFSEFSNLLKLLRSHPEMKPVFYKYNGGNGEWVPIQGMIDFFRIEQSEVWTVEQCRDLIKKYHHERLDCISFENFEEFICGEANLAQYPHTSTVYQDTSKPLSYYFINSSHNTYLSGHQLKGLSTSEMYTNTLRQGCKCVELDVWDGNDGDPIIFHGNTLTSQIKFSHVCETIKARGFETSPYPVILSLEVHCSVPQQIMMANHMKEIFGEMLPTPLPEGTKELPTLDSLKYKILLKGHTSHTHVSAVGNSSASSSQSNIQTDDNDDDGAVDLTEYDEVDDRSASSSSSSFSLSFGSSGKKKKITKIKIAPEFEELIYLVSHGFKSGNTTKEIPSYKIHSLVEEKVKQLVQSEPREVVEASQNHLLRVYPRGTRFDSSNFDPMPGWSIGCQLAALNQQTSSEPMWINDGMFSDNGGCGYVLKPPCLLPGECETYDPTSPERIKSSKYSRLIVNVISARQLPKYTKSTKGEVIDPYVTLSIVGTHFDQKVEKTKVIDNNGFNPHWGEEFEFPLYNSQLSMLLIRVDDKDKVGHNRIGHHCIRVENIRPGYRILKLKNNFNRTIPLANLLCKFTFVE; encoded by the exons ATGGATACTTTAACAAATTCCCAAGATTATTCAAATGTCGATTTATCATTAGAATCATTAGCAGaagaattatataatattcaatcatttaataaagatgTAATTTTAGATAGTTTTGATATTGATG atTATGATCATACTCAATTAGATAcaacaattgattttaataaatttaaaattggattaacaattttaaagatttcatCAAAAGGTAAAccacaaaaaaagaaattaatatttgatttagCAAGAAATCAAATTGTATGtggtaaaaagaaaaaagtgaATTTCTCAGAGATTGATGAGATTAGGGTTGGTCACAAGACCAACattttcaatcaatttaaatcatcaaagaatttaaaagagGATATCGAATCGATTCaacaatcattttcaattctaTTCAGTGGTAATCTTAGAAAGACAATGGATTTCGTTTGTAGTGATATTCCAGAACGTAGACAAATAGTGTCGGCATTGTATCATGTGGTTCAAGAATCAAAGAGTGTCAATAACGAATACAATTTCGTTAAGCGTGAATGGGATAGAGTTGGCAAAGATTCCATCGATTTCTCGACATTGAAGAAGATATTGGCCAGACTCAACTTCACCACCTCTGACGCCGTTCTCCACAATCTTATGAAATTCAGCGATTCCAATAGCGACTACCATTTGGACTTTTCTGAATTTTCCAATCTTCTTAAACTACTCCGTAGTCATCCAGAGATGAAACCTGTATTCTATAAATATAATGGTGGCAATGGTGAATGGGTGCCAATTCAAGGTATGATTGATTTCTTTAGAATTGAGCAATCTGAAGTGTGGACTGTTGAACAGTGTagagatttaattaaaaagtatCATCACGAGAGATTGGATTgtatttcatttgaaaatttcgAGGAGTTTATTTGTGGTGAAGCAAACTTGGCACAATACCCACACACAAGTACTGTCTATCAAGATACTTCCAAACCGTTGTCCTACTATTTCATAAATTCATCCCATAACACCTACCTTTCAGGCCACCAATTGAAAGGTCTTTCCACCAGTGAAATGTATACAAATACACTCAGACAGGGTTGCAAATGCGTTGAATTGGACGTTTGGGATGGTAATGATGGTGATCCAATCATTTTCCATGGTAATACATTAACAAGTCAAATTAAATTCTCTCATGTTTGTGAAACCATTAAAGCTAGAGGATTTGAAACTTCACCATATCCTGTCATACTCAGTTTAGAAGTTCATTGTTCAGTACCTCAACAAATCATGATGGCAAATCATATGAAAGAAATTTTTGGTGAAATGTTACCAACTCCATTACCAGAGGGTACAAAAGAATTACCAACATTAGActcattaaaatataaaattttattgaaagGTCATACTTCTCATACTCATGTGAGTGCTGTTGGTAATTCATCAGCATCATCATCTCAATCAAATATTCAAACTGATgacaatgatgatgatggtgctGTTGATTTAACAGAATatgatgaagttgatgaTAGAAgtgcatcatcatcatcctcatcattctctttatcatttggtagtagtggtaaaaagaagaaaattacaaaaattaaaattgcaccagaatttgaagaattaatttatttagtttCACATGGATTTAAATCTGGTAATACTACAAAAGAAATTCCATCATATAAAATTCATTCATTGGTTGAGGAGAAAGTTAAACAATTGGTACAATCTGAACCAAGAGAGGTCGTTGAAGCATCACAAAATCATTTACTTAGAGTTTATCCAAGAGGTACTCGTTTCGATAGTAGCAATTTTGATCCAATGCCAGGTTGGAGTATTGGTTGTCAATTGGCAGCTTTGAATCAACAAACTTCATCGGAACCAATGTGGATCAATGATGGTATGTTCTCAGATAATGGTGGTTGTGGCTACGTTTTAAAACCACCTTGTCTTTTACCAGGTGAATGTGAAACTTATGACCCTACCTCACCAGAGAGAATCAAGTCAAGTAAATACTCAAGACTCATAGTAAATGTAATTAGTGCAAGACAATTACCAAAGTATACTAAATCAACTAAAGGTGAAGTCATTGATCCTTATGTTACCCTATCAATCGTTGGCACTCATTTCGAtcaaaaagttgaaaaaacTAAAGTTATCGACAATAATGGTTTCAATCCACATTGGGgtgaagaatttgaattCCCACTTTACAATTCTCAATTATCAATGTTATTAATTCGTGTtgatgataaagataaagttGGTCACAATAGAATTGGTCATCATTGTATTAGAGTTGAAAATATTAGACCAGGTTATAGAatcttaaaattaaaaaataattttaatagaaCAATTCCATTAGCTAATTTATTATGTAAATTTACATTTgttgaataa
- a CDS encoding patatin family protein (pleckstrin homology (PH) domain-containing protein), whose product MNEDGESSWMSTWQGEDESSKDGADDTFPALRGNIGDWSSFMIAMDDEDGKELTKSLSSINLKLNKQSAGNTSSNNFGANHPLSSIQSSANTSTTSLTSSPNNNNNNNNNNNNNNNIPSKLKGSTGISSPSPSSPSTSYTNLKGSSGISTAPSSPSTSSTSLKSFFGGNSGGNSLQNSPSASSTNLKGSSGIQNPNKPIIGSSKQKHVHQQFSKTNFSNLSASIHYDANNSSSSSPTSGSPITPPISLSNSPNLQSIPKMNLSNNNNNNGSFSSSPGNLASSPPLSSSKESETSFFNLFNRKKKEKEKSFTGGNISGHQQQSTISTLSIDIHDGSSTMSSHMEFSYLEEHEDTTSHASGLEMSMSSDKIYEGWMEMYIQKKWKKKWCVLRGIHLEYYKGWWEDQQGAQDSEECGKILLNYWYTFSKPVLTDAKFHFHITQGSEVEKATGLGNVTKLKFRLEEEHIAKKWIDECERVIKKRKETTVTLRPLAEHKSGGILGNIGRGRSNTVSMPSFEAVPESKGPKVCIPNELVDCLEPDEKILLDKVKLLLDEFPPKPLPPGETPSSYRAKPRSSDGYYRVLSLDGGGLRSVMVCVLIERIAKRYPKFLEHVDVFTGTSAGSIVAAGLAFEFPPKGTRRVLELTALPVFGKKRPGFNMGNAKYFARVLRASCYVFFQDRKFYEAQRKLVVPAFQLDSAWPPEAAQLQPEVRRWQPRVFHNIGKCEGYLETDVIGDVLLRSASAPTYFPSYQGYIDGGVFANNPALSAISLAMSPSLDQIPADKIICLSIGTGSSSHYMEGGQDYDWGLLNWAPKLGNLLMGSQVDYLTQLCENMLGQRFHRLNPELGENTSMDDPKLVSELATLANTIDLTKTFEFVEKYFILPEDLEQPPTSPTSTNINSTPNLNLGNLKPDLNDTTLSPRTLYVNNSTGSSESPRNITPRNITPRNISPRNNDIDSSIPLTPR is encoded by the coding sequence atgaatgaagATGGAGAATCATCATGGATGAGCACATGGCAAGGTGAGGATGAAAGTTCAAAAGACGGAGCCGATGATACTTTTCCAGCATTAAGAGGAAATATTGGAGATTGGTCATCATTTATGATAGCCAtggatgatgaagatggaaAAGAACTtacaaaatcattatcatcaattaatttaaaattaaataaacaatctGCTGGTAATActagtagtaataattttggaGCAAATCATCCACTTTCATCAATCCAGTCATCAGCAaatacatcaacaacatcattaaCAAGTTcgccaaataataataataataataataataataataataacaataataatataccaAGTAAATTAAAAGGTTCAACTGGAATTTCTTCACCTTCAccttcatcaccatcaacatcatATACAAATTTAAAGGGTAGTTCAGGAATTTCAACAGctccatcatcaccatcaacttCGTCAACAagtttaaaatcattttttggtGGAAATTCAGGAGGAAATTCATTACAAAATTCACCATCGGCTTcatcaacaaatttaaagGGTAGTTCAGGTATTCAAAATCCAAATAAACCAATAATTGGTTcatcaaaacaaaaacatGTTCACCAACAATTTTCCAAAACCAATTTTTCCAATTTATCAGCTTCCATTCATTATGATGCAAATAAttcatcctcttcatcaCCAACATCAGGTTCACCAATTACTCCACCAATttctttatcaaattcaccaAATCTTCAAAGTATTccaaaaatgaatttaagtaataataacaataataatggttcatTTAGTTCATCACCAGGTAATTTagcatcatcaccaccattatcatcatctaaaGAATCTGAaacatcattttttaatttatttaatagaaagaaaaaagaaaaagaaaaatcatTTACTGGTGGTAATATTTCAggtcatcaacaacaaagtACAATTAGtactttatcaattgatattcATGATGGTAGTTCAACAATGTCATCACATATGGAATTTTCATATTTGGAAGAACATGAAGATACAACATCACATGCATCAGGTTTAGAAATGTCAATGAGTAGTGATAAAATTTATGAAGGTTGGATGGAAATGTATATTCAAAAGAAATGGAAAAAGAAATGGTGTGTACTTCGTGGCATTCATTTAGAATATTATAAAGGTTGGTGGGAAGATCAACAAGGTGCACAAGATAGTGAAGAATGCggtaaaattttattaaattattggtATACCTTTTCAAAACCAGTTTTAACCGATGCTAAATTCCATTTTCATATTACTCAAGGTTCAGAAGTTGAGAAAGCAACTGGACTTGGTAATGTTACAAAACTAAAATTTAGATTGGAAGAAGAACATATTGCAAAGAAATGGATTGATGAATGTGAGAGAGTaattaaaaagagaaaagaaaCAACAGTAACACTAAGACCATTGGCTGAACATAAATCTGGTGGTATTTTAGGTAATATAGGTAGAGGCAGAAGTAATACTGTTTCAATGCCATCATTTGAAGCGGTTCCAGAATCAAAAGGTCCAAAAGTTTGTATACCAAATGAATTGGTAGATTGTTTAGAACCCGATGAAAAGATACTTTTGGATAAAGTTAAACTTTTATTGGATGAATTTCCACCAAAACCATTACCACCTGGTGAAACACCATCATCTTATCGTGCAAAACCAAGATCAAGTGATGGATATTATCGTGTTTTATCATTGGATGGTGGCGGTTTAAGATCAGTTATGGTTTGTGTATTAATTGAACGTATAGCTAAACGTTATCCAAAGTTTTTAGAACATGTTGACGTTTTCACAGGTACATCAGCTGGTTCTATCGTTGCTGCTGGTTTAGCATTTGAATTCCCACCAAAAGGTACACGTCGTGTTTTAGAATTGACCGCATTACCAGTATTTGGTAAGAAAAGACCAGGTTTCAATATGGGTAATGCAAAATATTTTGCACGTGTTTTACGTGCCTCTTGTTATGTTTTCTTCCAAGATAGAAAGTTTTATGAAGCACAAAGAAAACTTGTAGTACCAGCTTTTCAATTGGATAGTGCATGGCCACCCGAAGCTGCCCAATTACAACCAGAAGTTCGTAGATGGCAACCACGTGTTTTCCATAATATTGGTAAATGTGAGGGTTACCTTGAAACCGATGTAATTGGTGATGTGCTATTAAGATCAGCATCAGCACCAACTTATTTCCCATCTTATCAAGGTTATATCGACGGTGGTGTATTTGCAAATAATCCAGCGCTATCAGCAATTTCATTGGCAATGTCACCAAGTTTAGATCAAATTCCAGCGGATAAAATCATTTGTCTTTCAATTGGTACAGGTTCATCTTCACACTATATGGAAGGTGGCCAAGATTATGATTGGGGTCTTTTAAATTGGGCACCAAAATTGGGTAATCTTTTAATGGGTTCACAAGTTGATTATCTCACTCAACTTTGTGAGAATATGTTGGGTCAAAGATTCCATCGTTTAAATCCTGAATTGGGTGAAAATACTTCAATGGATGATCCAAAATTGGTTTCAGAATTAGCAACTCTTGCAAATACTATTGATCTAACTAAAacttttgaatttgttgaaaaatatttcattttaccAGAAGATCTTGAACAACCACCAACTTCACCAACATCAACCAATATTAACTCTacaccaaatttaaatcttgGTAATCTTAAACCAGACTTAAATGATACAACTTTATCACCAAGAACTCTAtatgtaaataatagtacAGGTAGTTCAGAATCACCACGTAATATAACACCACGTAATATAACACCACGTAATATTTCACCAAGAAATAACGATATTGATTCTTCAATACCATTAACTccaagataa